CAGCCGGGCACGTATGCGGCACGGCGAAAGCTTCCGCGAGCACCTGCGCCTCGGCCGGAGGGGCCTCGCCATCGGCATCGACATCGGTGGCACCAAGGTTGCTGCGGGCGTGGTGGATGCCGAGGGCAGGATTCTCAGCGAGGCCCGCCGTTCCACGCCCGGGACGGATCCGCGGGCAGTAGAACAGGTCATTGTCGAACTCGTCGAAGAGCTGGGCCGCGGGCACCGGATCTGGTCCGTGGGGATCGGTGCCGCCGGGTGGATGGACCTCGACGGCGGCACGGTGCTTTTCAGTCCCCACCTGGCCTGGCGGAATGAGCCGCTGCGGGACAACCTGCAAAAACTGCTGCGCCGTCCCGTCCTGCTTGCCAATGATGCAGACGCCGCGGCCTGGGCGGAATGGCGCTTTGGTGCCGGGCAGGGTGAAGACCGGCTGGTCTGCATCACCCTGGGCACGGGAATCGGCGGCGCCATGGTGATGGACGGCCGGGTGGAACGCGGCAGGTTCGGCGTAGCCGGCGAGTTCGGCCACCAGATCATCATGCCCGGTGGGCACCGGTGCGAGTGCGGCAACCGGGGCTGCTGGGAGCAGTACGCCTCCGGTAACGCGCTGGGACGGGAAGCACGGATCCTCGCGCGGGCAAACTCGCCGGTGGCGCAGGAACTCCTGGCAGCCGTGGGCGGACGTTCCGAGACGATCACCGGGACCACCGTCACCGAACTTGCCCTCGCCGGTGACGCCGCCTCGCGTGAACTCCTTGACGAGGTGGGCGAGTGGCTTGGGCTGGGGCTTGCCAACCTGGCGGCGGCGCTGGATCCCGGTCTGTTCGTCATCGGCGGCGGCCTGTGTTCCGCCGGAAACCTCTTGGTGGAGCCTGCCCGGAAAGCATTTGCCCGGAACCTGACCGGCCGGGGCTTCCGGCCGGCAGCCGCCATTGAGTTGGCAGCACTGGGGCCGAACGCCGGCCTGATCGGCGCGGCGGACCTCTCCCGGGTCAGCAGCAGGCTGCGCGGCTGAAGTAATGGCGGCGGACGGCGCTAAACCCGGGCGCCGTCGTCGTTGTCGTCTTTTTCCTGGGGAAGCTTCGTGATCAGGTAGACGGTGCCCAGGACAAACACAGCCACGATTCCCACAATGGCCAGCAGCGGCGCCGAGCGCCAGAACATGGCCGAGAACAGCAGGGCTACAGGCCCGCCCACCGCGGCGAGCCATGCCAGCATCGTCAACGGATCGGTGCCGGCGAGGCTGGGTGGTTCCTCGGGGATGAACTCGCCCCCATCCTCCGGCGCATCATAATCGCGCGGCCCCGCTGCGTTGCCGTCCGCGGCAGGGGCGTTGGGGTTCCGGCCGGCGCTGGAGGCTTCCTGCCGGTCTGCGGCAGACAGTTCGGCGGGGGCAGCTCCCGCAAGGCCCAGCGGGTCGAAGTCCCGAAAGGTTGCCGCCCGTCCCGACGCGGCAGGTGCGCCGCCAGCCGCCCCGGGCTTCTGCTCTGTTGCCGGTTCGTCGTGCTCGGTGGGGGAGTTCCCTTCAAGCCGGGCCACCAGGTCAAGCCAGGCAGCGTCGTCCTGGTTGGCCCCCTGATCCGGTGAGCCGGGGTCAGGCCTGTTCATGGGAGACCTCCTGGCCGGATATTGCGGGAAAGGCGGATGCAGGACCGGCCGGGGAGACTGCGCTGCGGATGAAGTCCACCGAATCCCGGAAGATCCGTTCCGCGTCGTTGTCCATGGTGGCCACGTGGTAGCTGTTTTCCAGCCGGACAAGCTCCACGGGCGCGTGGGTGAGGCCGCGGCGGAGCGCCATGATGCTGGAATCGGACACCACGTGGTCAATGGTGGACCGATAGACCCGGACGGGCGCGGTGACCCTGGGCAGGATCCTGATGGTGTCCTTGAACATCTTGTTGAGCTCGTGCGCGGCGGCTACCGGGGTGCGGGGGTAGGCTCCTTCGTCCATGCCTTCCTTGAGGATGTCGTTGGCGATGGCGGGCGTGCTTTTCATGACCAGCTTCAGGATCCCAGCGAGCGGCGCGCGGGGGTCGTCAATCACCAGGCCCGGATTCACCAGAACCACCCCGGCCACGGGGCGGGTGGCGGCGATCCGCAAGGCGAGTGCTCCGCCCATGCTCAGGCCTGCCGAGAAGACGTAGTCGCAGTCTGCGTCCAGCTCCAGGTAGGCGTCATCAAGGGCGCCGTGCCACTGCTGCCACCGGGTCCGTGCGAGTTCCTGCCAGCTGGTGCCGTGTCCAGGCAGCAGGGGCATGCGGACAGCGAAGCCGGCGGCGGCGAAGGCCTGGGCCCAGGAACGCAGGCCATGGGGGCTTGCAGTGAACCCATGTGAGAGGACCACCCCGATCCTCGGCCCGTCGCCACTGAACGGACTGCTGAAGGGGCTGTGGTCCGGACTGGAGGTCATGGGGTCTCCATTGAGGTGGTTTGGCGGGCATGGGTGCGGAAAAAGGCACTGGATTTCGCGAAGATCTCCGGCGCATCCACGTCCAGCGTAGCTACATGGCCGCTGCTGGCAAGGTCGACTACCTCAGTAAGGTGGGCGCCAAGGCGGTTTCGCAGCATGGCCAATGAGGTGGGCGGGACCACTGCGTCCGTGCGGGACTTGAACACCTGCACCGGAGCCGTGATGCGGGTCAGGCCCCGGAGGGCTGCGCCAAACAGTTTCTTTAATTCGTGCACCGCAGACAGGGGAGTGAGCGAATAGTCCCCATCCTCAGTGACGGCTGCGGTAGCCTGCTCCTCCTGGATGGGCATGGTTGTTCGCTGGAAATACTTGAGCACGCCGATGACCCGGATCCGCCGGTCGTAGAAGCTGAGGCCGGGGTTGACCACGGAGACGCCTGCCACCGGGTGCCGGGAGGCAGTGAGCAGGGCGACGGCTCCGCCCATGGACAACCCGGCAACAAAACATGTTTCGGTGCGCTCCGCAAGGTCGAGGTAGGCGGTTTCGAAACTGCTGTACCAGTCGGTCCACCGCGTCCGGGCAAGCTGGCGCCAGTCAGTGCCGTGGCCGGGCAGCAGGGGAACGGTCACTGCGTACCCTTCGGAGGCGAGGTGCTGCGCCCACGGCAATACACTCAGCGGGCTTCCGGTAAAGCCGTGGCAGATGGCCACGCCGATCCGCGCGTTGGCTCCATGGCCGGGATAGCTGAAAGCGGCAGGACGGGACGGGATGCTGCTTTCGCTCATGACTCCATCGTGTCACTGTTCCGGGCAAATCTCACTAGAGTAGGGTTTCATTGAACCGCCGACCAGGCCCGACGCAGGGCGTGGAGGCTGCCTTCCGGAGGGGTTTCGCACGTGTTCTATTGGGTCATGAAAAGGATCTTTCTCGGTCCGGTGCTGAAGCTGCTTTTCCGTCCCTGGGTCAAGGGCCTGGATAACATTCCCGCAAACGGTCCAGCAATCATCGCCTCCAACCACCTCTCGTTTTCCGACTCGATCTTTATGCCGCTGATGGTCCGCCGTCCCGTGGTGTTCCTGGCGAAATCCGAGTACTTCACCGGCACGGGGATCAAGGGAAGGTTGACCGCTCTGTTCTTCCGGCTGACCAACCAGCTGCCCATGGACCGGTCCGGCGGCGCCGCCTCAGAGGCATCACTCGGCGCGGGGATGGAAGTCCTCTCGCACGGCGGGCTGCTGGGAATTTACCCGGAGGGCACGCGGAGCCCCGATTCGCGCCTCTACCGGGGAAAGGTGGGCGTGGCCAGGCTTGCCCTTAAGGCGGGTGTGCCCGTGATTCCGGTGGCCATGATCGGCACGGACAAAGTGCAGCCGATAGGAAAGCGGCTCCCGAACATCCGCCGGATCGGCATGATCTTCGGCGAACCACTGGACTTCAGCAAGTACCGCGACCAGGCCGAGGACCGGATTGTCCAGAGGCAGGTCACGGACGAAATCATGTTCGAGCTGATGCGGCTCTCGGGGCAGGAATACGTGGACGAATATGCGGCCGTGGTGAAGCTCCGGCTTTCAGGCCAGCCCGCCCGCCCCGGTGGAGCCGCTGAACGGCCCGCATCCCCGGCACCCGTTCAGGGCGGCCAGGCCCGGACGGGCAATGGCGGTGCCCGGGAACAGCAGCAGGACCACGCAAATCAGCAGGAAGCGGCGAAGCGGGAGAACGCAGCAAAGCAGGAGGACGACGGCGGGGCTGCCGCGGCTGTCTGACAAAGGTCACCTGACTGGACAGCCGGCCGTCACCGGTGCCTCTGGACTGCACGGCCGATGTCTGTGACGGCCTGTCCCGGACGCGTGACGCTGCGGTGTCCGGCGGCCCGGCGCTGCCGTTAGTCTTAGAGGGTGACTGAGCTATCTGCAAAACCTGCCTTCTCGCTGTCCAGTACCGCCCAGAGCGGAGCGGCCAACTATCCCGGACTCGACAATTGGCGGGACCTTCCCATTTCCCAGCAGCCCAGCTGGCAGGACCGGGAGGTGTTTGATGCCTCGGTAAAGGAACTCTCCGTCCTTCCTCCTCTGGTGTTCGCCGGCGAGGTTGATGTCCTGCGCGAACGGCTGGCCGCCGCTGCCCAGGGGAAGGCATTCCTGCTCCAGGGCGGTGACTGCGCCGAGACCTTCGAAGCGGCCACTGCGGACAAGATCAGTGCCCGCGTCAAGACCATTCTCCAGATGGCGGTGGTCCTGACTTATGGTGCCGCCATGCCCGTCATCAAGATGGGCCGGATGGCCGGCCAGTTTGCCAAGCCGCGCTCGTCCAACGATGAAACCCGTGACGGCGTGACGCTTCCCGCCTACCGTGGCGACATCGTCAACGGCTACGACTTCACC
This genomic interval from Arthrobacter sp. SLBN-100 contains the following:
- a CDS encoding ROK family glucokinase, whose protein sequence is MRHGESFREHLRLGRRGLAIGIDIGGTKVAAGVVDAEGRILSEARRSTPGTDPRAVEQVIVELVEELGRGHRIWSVGIGAAGWMDLDGGTVLFSPHLAWRNEPLRDNLQKLLRRPVLLANDADAAAWAEWRFGAGQGEDRLVCITLGTGIGGAMVMDGRVERGRFGVAGEFGHQIIMPGGHRCECGNRGCWEQYASGNALGREARILARANSPVAQELLAAVGGRSETITGTTVTELALAGDAASRELLDEVGEWLGLGLANLAAALDPGLFVIGGGLCSAGNLLVEPARKAFARNLTGRGFRPAAAIELAALGPNAGLIGAADLSRVSSRLRG
- a CDS encoding alpha/beta hydrolase, with product MTSSPDHSPFSSPFSGDGPRIGVVLSHGFTASPHGLRSWAQAFAAAGFAVRMPLLPGHGTSWQELARTRWQQWHGALDDAYLELDADCDYVFSAGLSMGGALALRIAATRPVAGVVLVNPGLVIDDPRAPLAGILKLVMKSTPAIANDILKEGMDEGAYPRTPVAAAHELNKMFKDTIRILPRVTAPVRVYRSTIDHVVSDSSIMALRRGLTHAPVELVRLENSYHVATMDNDAERIFRDSVDFIRSAVSPAGPASAFPAISGQEVSHEQA
- a CDS encoding alpha/beta hydrolase, with amino-acid sequence MSESSIPSRPAAFSYPGHGANARIGVAICHGFTGSPLSVLPWAQHLASEGYAVTVPLLPGHGTDWRQLARTRWTDWYSSFETAYLDLAERTETCFVAGLSMGGAVALLTASRHPVAGVSVVNPGLSFYDRRIRVIGVLKYFQRTTMPIQEEQATAAVTEDGDYSLTPLSAVHELKKLFGAALRGLTRITAPVQVFKSRTDAVVPPTSLAMLRNRLGAHLTEVVDLASSGHVATLDVDAPEIFAKSSAFFRTHARQTTSMETP
- a CDS encoding lysophospholipid acyltransferase family protein — encoded protein: MFYWVMKRIFLGPVLKLLFRPWVKGLDNIPANGPAIIASNHLSFSDSIFMPLMVRRPVVFLAKSEYFTGTGIKGRLTALFFRLTNQLPMDRSGGAASEASLGAGMEVLSHGGLLGIYPEGTRSPDSRLYRGKVGVARLALKAGVPVIPVAMIGTDKVQPIGKRLPNIRRIGMIFGEPLDFSKYRDQAEDRIVQRQVTDEIMFELMRLSGQEYVDEYAAVVKLRLSGQPARPGGAAERPASPAPVQGGQARTGNGGAREQQQDHANQQEAAKRENAAKQEDDGGAAAAV